The Syntrophorhabdales bacterium genome segment ACGTTTCCACGCCACAGGATCGCAGTCAAACTCTTTGAGCAGGGGCGCTCCCAGATCCTGCGCAAATAATACTCTCTTCCCGCCTGCGTCAGCATAGACAGAGATCGACCCCGGGGTATGACCCGGCGTATGGAGACAGAACAACTCCTGCTCGCCGCAGGCGAGACGCTCCTCTTCTCCCTCGAGAATAATATCAATCGGGAAGGGTAAAAACACTTTTTGAAAGCAGAAGGCCGCGGTAAGCCTGTTGTCTCCCCGTGCCACAATAGCCGCATCCAACCTGTGCATCGCAAGGCGCGATCCAAAACGCTGGCGAAACCGGTCGGCTCCGCCGATATGGTCAATATGGCAGTGCGTCAGAATGACCGTTGATACGTCCTTCGGATCAAGGCCCTGTTCTTCTATGTTGCGTCCTATGAGGTCGATGCTCTCGCCAAAACCGGTATCTATCATCACCAGTTCTCCGACATCTAGAAGGTATACGGAA includes the following:
- a CDS encoding MBL fold metallo-hydrolase, with product MCYLFLMRIFRVAGNDITDPRDCSVYLLDVGELVMIDTGFGESIDLIGRNIEEQGLDPKDVSTVILTHCHIDHIGGADRFRQRFGSRLAMHRLDAAIVARGDNRLTAAFCFQKVFLPFPIDIILEGEEERLACGEQELFCLHTPGHTPGSISVYADAGGKRVLFAQDLGAPLLKEFDCDPVAWKRSAEKLLNLNADILCDGHTGVYQPRRMATKYIRTCMASNLGTQHDHSR